One Oncorhynchus kisutch isolate 150728-3 linkage group LG13, Okis_V2, whole genome shotgun sequence DNA window includes the following coding sequences:
- the LOC109901815 gene encoding protein lin-37 homolog → MHHVKIKTEKPDAEGSGARSRLDAVLQGLVEKSDSEREQNEDETKMAEESLSKDVSPSSAGKRPSSRFPQHRRKKRKEMDDSLTESNQHKQNAYIIKLFDRSVDLAQYTTSTPLYPICRAWMRNNPAVRERAASPSPPHSMGEEEAADMLNGKGQNVYRLPPPTSCPLNPSGDPVNLRIPSTEKPIVSKSTDTALVSGPLIYNHIERWKKIRQKWKEASNKNQLRYSESIKILKEMKEMYDR, encoded by the exons ATGCATCACGTCAAGATCAAGACTGAGAAGCCAG ATGCAGAGGGGAGTGGTGCACGCAGCCGACTAGATGCAGTATTACAGGGGCTGGTAGAGAAGAGTGACAGTGAGAG GGAGCAAAATGAAGACGAGACAAAGATGGCAGAAGAGTCTCTGAGCAA GGATGTGTCTCCATCTTCTGCTGGGAAGCG GCCATCGTCACGGTTTCCACAGCACCGGAGAAAGAAACGGAAAGAGATGGATGATAGCTTAACAGAGAGCAACCAACATAAACAAA aTGCCTACATTATCAAGTTGTTTGACCGCAGTGTGGACCTGGCCCAGTACACCACCAGTACCCCACTTTACCCCATTTGCCGGGCCTGGATGAGGAACAACccggcagtgagagagagagctgcatcCCCAAGCCCCCCACACAGCATGGGGGAAGAGGAG GCTGCAGACATGCTCAATGGTAAGGGACAGAATGTGTATCGCCTCCCTCCGCCCACCTCCTGTCCTCTCAACCCTTCTGGAGATCCTGTCAATCTGAGGATCCCATCCACAGAAAAGCCTATTGTCAGCAAG TCTACAGATACAGCTCTAGTCTCTGGTCCCCTCATATACAACCACATAGAACGCTGGAAAAAGATAAGGCAAAA ATGGAAAGAAGCGTCCAACAAGAATCAGCTGAGGTATAGCGAGAGCATCAAGATCCTGAAAGAGATGAAGGAAATGTACGACCGCTAG